The DNA region GATCTCCAGCAGGGTCAGGGCGGTCACGGCCTCGGAGCCCAGGACGGCCCGCGACAGGACCCCGAGGCCGCAGCCGAAATCGGCGCCGCGGCCCTTGAGGGTCGGGAGGTTCGCCAGGAGCAGCGCCGTGCCGGGATCGAGTCGGTCCCACGAGAAGATGCCGGGCTGCGTGCACAGGGCGAGGTTGTCGACGTGGCGCGGGCCGCCCTCGTCGATCGCCTCGGCGAGGCCGGCCGGCGCCGTCGGCCGCTCCGCCGTGCAGATCCGGTGGTGCCGGCGCGGCTGGTCCGCGGCCGCGCAGCCGAAGGTCGTCAGCTCCTTGGCGAGGCGTGTGCCGCCGCGATCCTTCGGCGCCAGGGCGACCATGCGCCCGCCCGGCCCGAGGGCGCGCAGCACCTGAGCCAGCACGTAGCGCCGCTCGACCGTCCCGGGCGGCGCCAGGACGGTGGCCGCGTCGAGGCTGTTCTCGGACAGATCCTCCAGCCGCGCGGCGCCGGGGATCAATGGGGAGAGCTGGACGGCGTCGCCCGGGACCTCGGCGAGGTCCACCGGCGGCAGGCCGTAGACGGCATGGCGCATAGACAATTCGGGATTTGGAGTGCCGAATCCGGAACGCGAATCCGCGGCGGAGCGGGGTAAACCCGCGCCCGACTCGGTTCATCCGGGGGGAACACCGCGTTTATACCGGAACCGCCCGGGAAGCCCAGCCTCCCATGGGCGACCCGGCGCGTCAGCCCCGCGGGAATTCCAGGCCCATCTCGCGGTAGCGCGCCGGATCGTCGGCCCAGTTCTCCCGCACCTTCACGTGCAGGAACAGGTGGACCTTGGCGTCGGCCGCCTCGGCGATCTCGATCCGGGCCGCCTGCCCGATCGACCGGATGGTCTGGCCGCCCTTGCCGAGCACGATCGAGCGCTGGCTCTCCCGCTCGACGAAGATCGTCTGCTCGATCCGCACCGAGCCGTCGGGCCGGATCTGCCACTGGTCGGTCTCGACCGTGGAGCGGTAGGGCAGCTCCTCGTGCAACCGGTCGTAGATCTTCTCGCGGGTGATCTCGGCGGCGAGCATGCGCAGGGGCGCGTCCGAGACCTGATCCTCCGGATAGAGCCAGGGCCCCGGCGGCATGCGGGCGGCCAGCGCCCGGCGCAGGTCGGCGACGCCGTCGCCGTTCAGCGCCGAGATCATGAAGGTCTCGGCGAAGGGCGCGGCGGCGTTGAGCTTGGCGGCGAGATCGAGCAGCCGCTCGCGCGGGATCAGGTCGATCTTGTTGAGGATCAGCAGCTTCTCGCGCCTCACCTCGCCGAGCCGGCCGAGCACCGCCTCCACCTCGGCGTCGACACCCTTGCGCGCGTCGACCAGCAGGCAGACGGCGTCGGCGTCTGAGGCGCCGCTCCAGGCCGAGTGCACCATCGCGCGGTCGAGGCGGCGCTTGGGCGCGAAGATGCCGGGGGTGTCGACCAGCACGACCTGGGCCGAGCCCTCGATGAGGATCCCTCGCACCAGGGCCCGGGTCGTCTGCACCTTGCGCGAGACGATCGAGACCTTGGTGCCGACGAGGTTGTTGAGCAAGGTCGACTTGCCGGCATTCGGCACGCCGATCAGCGCGACGAAGCCGGCCCGGGCGTCGGCGGGCGTGCCGGGAAGGGTGGACGGGTCGCGCGCGGGTTCCCGGACCGGCTTGGTGTCGGGCCCGTCCTGCTCGTCGTGATCGTCCTGCTCGTGCGCGCTCATGCTGTCTCCGTCGGCTCCGCGTCCGCGGAGGCCCCGATCCCCTCCCGCTCCATCAGCGCCCGGGCGGCGGCCTGCTCGGCGATCCGCTTCGACGTGCCGTCACCGAGGCCGGGCTCGAGGCCCTGGACCTGCACGGCGATGCGGAACCGGGGCGCGTGGTCGGGACCGGTCCGCTCCACCACCTCATAGGTGGGGATCGGGAGGCCGCGGCCCATGGCCCATTCCTGCAGGGCGGATTTGGCGTCGCGGCCCCGGGCCGCCGCGGTCGGCTCGCCGGGGCGGAAATGCGTCTCGACCACCGCCCGGGCGGCGTCGAACCCGGCATCGAGGTAGATCGCACCCAGGATCGCCTCGCAGACGTCGGCCAGGATCGTCTGGTTGCGCCGGCCGCCGCCCATGACCTCGCCCTGGCCGAGGATCAGGTGCGGGCCGACCTCCCAGGAGGCGGCCACGGCCGCGCAGGTCTCGCGCCGGACGAGGGCGGCCAGGCGCCGGGATAGGTCGCCCTCGTCGGCCTCCGGGAAGGCGCCGTAGAGGCGGTCGGCGACCGCGAGCCCGAGCACGCGGTCGCCGAGGAATTCCAGGCGCTGGTAGCTGCCGCCGCGGCCGCTCGCCTTGCTGGTGTGGGTCAGCGCGCGGGTGAGCAGGTCCTGATCGCCGAAGCTGTGCCCGATCCGATCCTCGAGCGCGGTCAGGGGCGGGCGCGGCTTGTGGGCCCGCCGGGATCGGGCGTTGGCCCGGGGCTGCGCCGCGTCGTCCAAGTCCGGGCCGGTCAATGGATCGTCGTGAACAGGCGCGACCAGCGCACGTGGGCCGGCCAGTTCCAGACCTGCCACGCCGGCGTGCCCTCGTCGATCGAGAAGAAGATCATCTCGGCGCGCCCGACCAGGTTGGCGAAGGGCACGTAGCCGACATTGGCGAGATCGCGCGAATCGGTGGAGTTGTCGCGGTTGTCGCCCATCATGAAAAAGTGACCGGGCGGGACCGTGTACAGCTCGGTCTTGTCCCAGAAGCCGTTGTCGCCGTCGCGCTCGATCACCCGGTGGACCACGCCGTTGGGCAGGGTCTCCAGGTACTGCGGCACCTTGGTCGGCTGGCCGTAGGGGTCGGTGGTCTCGTAGTCGGCGATCCGCTCGCGCTTGACCGCCTTGCCGTTGATGTTGAGCACGCCGTCGATCATCTGGATCTTGTCGCCCGGCAGGCCGATCACGCGCTTGATGTAGTCGGTCGAGTTGTCCT from Methylobacterium sp. NMS14P includes:
- the lepB gene encoding signal peptidase I: MHLNRRRNARVDYDGKPLRKPAETGTWASIRETLKVGIQALLIALVVRTLLFQPFNIPSGSLVPTLLIGDYLFVSKYSYGYSKYSLPLSEYIPIQADGRIWGADPKRGDIAVFKLPKDNSTDYIKRVIGLPGDKIQMIDGVLNINGKAVKRERIADYETTDPYGQPTKVPQYLETLPNGVVHRVIERDGDNGFWDKTELYTVPPGHFFMMGDNRDNSTDSRDLANVGYVPFANLVGRAEMIFFSIDEGTPAWQVWNWPAHVRWSRLFTTIH
- the rnc gene encoding ribonuclease III, whose translation is MTGPDLDDAAQPRANARSRRAHKPRPPLTALEDRIGHSFGDQDLLTRALTHTSKASGRGGSYQRLEFLGDRVLGLAVADRLYGAFPEADEGDLSRRLAALVRRETCAAVAASWEVGPHLILGQGEVMGGGRRNQTILADVCEAILGAIYLDAGFDAARAVVETHFRPGEPTAAARGRDAKSALQEWAMGRGLPIPTYEVVERTGPDHAPRFRIAVQVQGLEPGLGDGTSKRIAEQAAARALMEREGIGASADAEPTETA
- a CDS encoding class I SAM-dependent methyltransferase, which translates into the protein MRHAVYGLPPVDLAEVPGDAVQLSPLIPGAARLEDLSENSLDAATVLAPPGTVERRYVLAQVLRALGPGGRMVALAPKDRGGTRLAKELTTFGCAAADQPRRHHRICTAERPTAPAGLAEAIDEGGPRHVDNLALCTQPGIFSWDRLDPGTALLLANLPTLKGRGADFGCGLGVLSRAVLGSEAVTALTLLEIDRRAVEMARRNVADPRATILWADIRASGAVPENLDFVVTNPPFHEGGSEDQALGRAFIARAAEALRPGGALWLVANAHLPYEASLRAAFRHVAVAVQASGYRVYEARR
- the era gene encoding GTPase Era produces the protein MSAHEQDDHDEQDGPDTKPVREPARDPSTLPGTPADARAGFVALIGVPNAGKSTLLNNLVGTKVSIVSRKVQTTRALVRGILIEGSAQVVLVDTPGIFAPKRRLDRAMVHSAWSGASDADAVCLLVDARKGVDAEVEAVLGRLGEVRREKLLILNKIDLIPRERLLDLAAKLNAAAPFAETFMISALNGDGVADLRRALAARMPPGPWLYPEDQVSDAPLRMLAAEITREKIYDRLHEELPYRSTVETDQWQIRPDGSVRIEQTIFVERESQRSIVLGKGGQTIRSIGQAARIEIAEAADAKVHLFLHVKVRENWADDPARYREMGLEFPRG